In Bacteroidia bacterium, a genomic segment contains:
- a CDS encoding acetoacetate--CoA ligase, whose translation MNQSPLIPPLWSPSVEFFRSSRMYDFVEWLKAEKRLEFANYDALYAWSVVAPSDFWESVFLFFEIVYAGNYSRVTDIPDSGMIGTKWFEGIRVNYAEHIFRNQTPSHPAIIFQSENSPLVEISWDELTLKVASMADFLRKSGVVPGDRVAAFLPNVPEAIIAFLATNALGAIWSSCSPDFGTASVIDRFFQIEPKILFAADGYRYNGKSHDRMLAVEELVEALPSVEKLIFLPYLNQNSAPENISDSVLWSATFSGNPPPLSFHRIPFNDPLWILYSSGTTGKPKAITHSVGGCLLEHVKALGLHQNVKPGDRFFWYSTTGWMMWNYSVAAMLTGGTVVIYDGSAGYPDLNVLWDFAGKAKVNHFGAGAAFYIACMKAGLDLRDSVAAQYLESMGSTGSPLPPEAFEWIYRAIKQNLWLISLSGGTDVCSGFVGGSPNLPVYSGEIQCRMLGANVLALDESGKPVIGELGEMVIVSPMPSMPIFFWNDPGNERYFNSYFDMYPGLWRHGDWIKITERGTVIIYGRSDATLNRGGVRIGTSEVYRAVESIPEVKDCMVICIEKEGGEFFMPLFVVLENGVELTDSLKSQINQALRTQFSPRHVPDAIFQTHEIPYTISGKKMETPVKKILMGTPLPQVASKDAMKNPDSLDYFVQFANTYKNR comes from the coding sequence ATGAACCAATCGCCCCTGATTCCGCCGCTATGGTCTCCTTCTGTGGAGTTCTTTCGGTCATCGCGTATGTATGATTTTGTTGAATGGCTTAAAGCCGAAAAAAGGCTTGAATTCGCTAATTATGATGCACTGTATGCGTGGTCGGTCGTGGCTCCTTCTGATTTCTGGGAGTCTGTGTTTCTGTTTTTTGAAATTGTTTATGCGGGGAATTACAGCAGGGTAACAGATATTCCAGACTCAGGCATGATTGGCACAAAATGGTTTGAGGGGATAAGGGTTAATTATGCCGAACATATTTTCCGAAATCAGACGCCATCCCATCCCGCAATCATCTTTCAATCGGAAAATTCTCCTTTGGTTGAAATTTCGTGGGACGAACTAACGCTGAAAGTGGCCTCAATGGCTGATTTTTTGCGAAAGTCGGGGGTAGTTCCCGGCGACCGTGTGGCTGCTTTCCTTCCCAATGTCCCTGAAGCGATAATTGCTTTTCTCGCTACCAATGCGCTGGGAGCCATTTGGTCAAGCTGCTCGCCTGATTTTGGTACAGCCAGTGTAATCGATCGTTTTTTTCAGATCGAGCCTAAAATATTATTTGCCGCTGACGGTTACCGCTACAATGGCAAATCTCACGACCGGATGTTAGCTGTTGAAGAACTGGTTGAAGCGCTGCCTTCGGTTGAAAAACTGATTTTCCTGCCTTACCTTAATCAGAATTCCGCTCCTGAAAATATCTCTGATTCGGTTCTGTGGTCAGCGACATTTTCCGGCAATCCTCCTCCGTTGTCGTTTCATCGCATTCCTTTTAACGATCCTTTGTGGATTTTATATTCTTCCGGAACGACCGGAAAACCGAAAGCAATTACGCATAGTGTTGGGGGGTGTTTGCTCGAACACGTCAAGGCCCTCGGCCTTCATCAGAATGTAAAACCCGGCGACCGTTTTTTCTGGTACTCTACAACTGGTTGGATGATGTGGAATTACTCGGTTGCTGCGATGCTTACGGGGGGGACTGTCGTCATTTACGATGGTTCTGCGGGGTATCCCGACCTGAATGTACTGTGGGATTTTGCAGGCAAGGCAAAAGTGAACCATTTTGGGGCAGGAGCCGCATTTTATATAGCCTGTATGAAAGCGGGTTTGGATCTTCGCGATTCGGTGGCGGCACAGTATCTGGAATCTATGGGTTCTACCGGTTCGCCTCTGCCGCCTGAAGCCTTCGAATGGATTTATCGCGCCATAAAACAAAACCTCTGGCTCATATCTTTGAGTGGCGGGACGGATGTGTGCAGCGGTTTTGTCGGTGGTTCGCCGAATCTTCCGGTATATTCCGGTGAAATTCAATGCAGAATGCTGGGCGCAAATGTCCTTGCACTGGATGAGTCGGGCAAACCGGTTATTGGTGAATTAGGTGAAATGGTCATTGTTTCTCCTATGCCTTCCATGCCGATATTTTTCTGGAACGATCCCGGAAATGAGCGATATTTTAACAGTTATTTTGACATGTATCCTGGCTTATGGCGACACGGCGATTGGATTAAAATCACGGAACGCGGAACTGTAATCATCTACGGAAGGTCGGACGCAACGCTCAACCGGGGGGGAGTCAGAATCGGAACCAGCGAGGTGTACCGGGCGGTGGAGAGTATTCCGGAAGTGAAGGATTGTATGGTGATCTGCATAGAAAAAGAAGGCGGGGAGTTTTTTATGCCGCTTTTTGTGGTATTGGAAAATGGGGTGGAACTGACAGACTCACTGAAAAGCCAGATCAACCAGGCCCTGAGAACCCAGTTTAGCCCCAGGCACGTGCCGGATGCGATTTTCCAAACCCATGAAATCCCCTACACAATCAGCGGAAAAAAGATGGAAACACCCGTAAAAAAAATACTCATGGGAACGCCCCTTCCGCAGGTTGCCAGTAAAGATGCGATGAAAAATCCTGATTCACTGGATTATTTTGTGCAATTTGCCAACACATATAAAAACCGATGA
- a CDS encoding cob(I)yrinic acid a,c-diamide adenosyltransferase, with the protein MKIYTKKGDKGETSLLGGTRVSKANLRIEAYGTLDELNAWMGLVGDQAPALEFVSQIRQIQNNLFTIGSILASDPDKSVFKLPEITEADIQLLELSMDKMEESLPPLKNFVLPGGHPANSTAHVARTVCRRAERRVVELDSQSPVAPVIITYLNRLSDWLFVLSRFFSHSTKAPEITWNG; encoded by the coding sequence ATGAAAATATATACCAAAAAAGGCGATAAAGGCGAAACCTCTCTGTTGGGTGGAACCCGGGTTTCTAAAGCAAATCTGCGGATAGAGGCGTATGGCACCCTGGACGAACTCAACGCATGGATGGGGCTGGTCGGCGACCAGGCGCCTGCGCTGGAATTTGTCTCGCAGATTCGCCAGATACAAAACAACCTGTTTACCATTGGTTCCATTCTGGCAAGTGATCCGGACAAATCTGTTTTCAAGCTACCCGAAATAACAGAAGCCGATATCCAACTGTTGGAATTGTCGATGGACAAAATGGAAGAAAGTCTGCCCCCCTTAAAAAACTTTGTGCTTCCGGGCGGGCATCCCGCCAATTCTACGGCACATGTCGCGCGGACCGTTTGCCGGCGCGCAGAACGCAGGGTAGTAGAACTGGATTCCCAGTCACCAGTGGCACCGGTGATTATCACGTATCTCAACCGGCTGTCTGACTGGCTGTTTGTCCTTAGTCGCTTTTTTTCTCATTCTACAAAGGCACCCGAAATAACCTGGAACGGTTGA
- a CDS encoding MlaD family protein, with protein sequence MKNEIRVGLTVLAGIALLYLMIAWAKRIHFFAPDETLYQIKFDQVSGLLEGDAVNVRGYLAGRVVDIHPEQDFMTVSVSIDQRVQLFQDAHAEIRIKELLGGKMIEIFPGNERIPFDLSQFIPGKTSPDFASAFSGFGEITGSVDMAGINRIIGRMDTLMGNIQAFMGQMDSREISKLTADFSTTATNLNLLLSDLRRSGLINSVDTTLTAVNHLMGKTEPLLTQLEAVSRSAESTLVPRADSLLGQMETTLNNLNKTMSAVNGVMEGLNDDNSIAGRVLSDPKLSAQLDTTLYNLNKVLEQIHSKRVIVGLRRKKSE encoded by the coding sequence ATGAAAAACGAAATCAGGGTAGGACTAACCGTTTTGGCAGGAATCGCCCTGCTATATCTTATGATTGCCTGGGCCAAAAGGATTCATTTTTTTGCACCCGATGAGACATTATATCAAATAAAGTTTGACCAGGTAAGTGGCCTGCTTGAAGGAGATGCGGTGAATGTAAGAGGATATCTCGCGGGCAGGGTAGTGGATATTCACCCTGAACAGGATTTTATGACAGTATCGGTTAGCATTGACCAGCGGGTACAATTGTTTCAGGATGCACATGCGGAGATTCGGATCAAAGAACTTCTGGGAGGAAAAATGATTGAAATATTTCCGGGAAATGAGCGGATACCCTTTGACTTGAGTCAGTTTATTCCCGGTAAAACTTCCCCCGATTTTGCAAGTGCGTTTTCGGGTTTTGGGGAAATAACCGGTAGTGTTGATATGGCCGGAATAAACCGGATTATTGGCCGGATGGATACCCTTATGGGCAATATCCAGGCCTTTATGGGGCAAATGGATTCACGGGAAATCTCGAAACTTACCGCAGATTTCTCCACCACGGCCACCAACCTGAATTTGTTGCTTTCAGATTTGCGAAGAAGTGGTCTGATCAATTCTGTAGATACTACACTTACCGCAGTGAATCATCTCATGGGAAAAACCGAGCCCCTGTTGACCCAACTCGAAGCAGTTTCCCGCTCTGCCGAATCCACGCTTGTTCCCCGCGCAGACTCATTGCTCGGACAAATGGAAACCACACTGAATAACCTGAACAAAACCATGAGCGCCGTGAATGGTGTGATGGAAGGCCTCAATGATGACAATAGTATCGCCGGAAGAGTGCTGAGCGATCCGAAGTTATCCGCACAACTGGATACCACTTTGTACAATCTTAATAAAGTATTGGAACAAATCCACTCTAAAAGGGTGATTGTAGGGCTGAGAAGGAAAAAGAGCGAATAG
- a CDS encoding saccharopine dehydrogenase C-terminal domain-containing protein, with translation MKKIFVIGAGRSASDLIEYLLHAARENDWEITVGDYSEALAQEKTGNHPRGKAIFFDANDQEMRRQQLMHADLVVSFLPPHMHVLIARDCLELGCHLVTASYLSPEIAAMDEQAKRKGLVFLNEMGADPGIDHMSAMQNIDQIKEMGGKLLAFKSYCGALVAPESNDNPWGYKFTWSPMNIIVAGQHTARFIERGKRRYIPYHRLFSSTQAIEIPGCGTFEAYANRDSLVYREKYRLQDLPTMYRGTLRYPGFCEAWNALVKLGITDPSYSLPDSSRLSYREWVAAYVPAADDNDFEKALADYLETIPGSPLMQRLEWAGLFSEEKISRNNGTPAEILLDLLLDKLSFRQTDTDMLVMLDYFEYQLNGRMFARESSLVAKGLDPLHTAISRTVGLPAAMGVKLILQEKIRSRGVMLPLLPEIYKPVLQELESFGISFVEREKEISTTV, from the coding sequence ATGAAGAAAATTTTTGTTATAGGTGCAGGTCGCTCTGCTTCTGATCTGATTGAATATCTGCTTCACGCTGCAAGGGAGAATGATTGGGAAATTACAGTAGGTGATTATTCGGAAGCTCTCGCTCAGGAAAAAACCGGTAACCATCCCCGCGGAAAAGCAATATTTTTTGATGCCAATGATCAGGAAATGCGTCGTCAGCAACTGATGCATGCTGATCTGGTGGTTTCTTTTTTGCCGCCACATATGCATGTTCTGATTGCCCGTGATTGTCTGGAACTCGGATGCCATCTCGTTACAGCTTCCTATCTGTCTCCGGAGATTGCAGCCATGGATGAGCAGGCAAAACGAAAAGGGCTGGTTTTCCTCAATGAAATGGGCGCCGACCCTGGGATTGATCATATGAGCGCCATGCAAAATATCGATCAGATCAAAGAAATGGGGGGCAAATTGCTGGCGTTTAAGTCCTACTGTGGTGCATTGGTCGCACCTGAATCCAATGATAATCCCTGGGGGTATAAATTTACCTGGAGTCCGATGAATATCATTGTCGCAGGCCAACATACCGCCCGTTTTATTGAAAGGGGAAAACGCCGGTATATACCTTACCACCGGTTGTTTTCTTCTACGCAGGCCATTGAAATTCCCGGCTGTGGCACTTTCGAAGCCTATGCCAACCGCGACTCATTGGTTTACCGGGAAAAATACAGATTACAGGATCTTCCCACGATGTACAGGGGAACCCTGCGTTATCCCGGCTTTTGCGAAGCATGGAACGCGCTGGTCAAATTGGGAATTACGGATCCTTCTTATAGTTTGCCCGATTCTTCCCGCCTTTCTTACCGGGAATGGGTCGCAGCGTACGTGCCGGCAGCAGATGACAACGACTTTGAAAAGGCCTTAGCCGATTATCTAGAGACGATTCCCGGCAGTCCGCTCATGCAAAGGCTGGAATGGGCAGGCCTTTTTTCAGAGGAGAAAATTTCCCGGAATAATGGTACACCGGCAGAAATTCTGCTTGATCTGCTGCTCGACAAACTTTCGTTCCGGCAGACAGACACCGATATGCTGGTCATGCTCGATTATTTTGAATACCAACTGAATGGGCGTATGTTTGCCCGGGAGTCGTCCCTTGTAGCTAAAGGATTGGACCCGCTGCATACGGCCATTTCCCGAACGGTAGGATTGCCTGCCGCCATGGGAGTAAAATTGATTCTTCAGGAAAAGATCCGGTCTCGCGGTGTGATGCTTCCCCTTCTGCCGGAAATTTATAAACCGGTGCTGCAGGAACTCGAAAGTTTTGGAATATCGTTCGTGGAGCGGGAAAAGGAAATTTCAACGACAGTATAA
- a CDS encoding fumarylacetoacetate hydrolase family protein codes for MHIFNTNEGILVRLKTGDFLFSHISWDTFINRDNLRAEVLKAVLQMTPVSDGDQRIANGLLAPIGTQEVWASGVTYFRSRVARMEEAEAAGGGDFYDRVYYADRPELFFKATASRVAGSGTEVYIRRDSVWDVPEPELTLMISSSGKIIGYTIGNDMSSRSIEGENPLYLPQAKSYERCAGLGPCIYVPEQPLDAETPVSIEILRMNQVVFSGDITLSQMKRNPEELAGWLYRECEFPTGCLLMTGTGIVPDSDFTLQPGDIVNITIGAIGTLSNVVARKK; via the coding sequence ATGCATATTTTTAACACAAATGAGGGCATTCTGGTTCGCCTGAAGACGGGCGACTTTCTATTCTCCCATATCAGTTGGGACACATTTATCAACCGGGACAATCTGCGCGCAGAGGTTTTGAAAGCCGTGCTTCAGATGACACCGGTGTCAGATGGCGATCAACGTATCGCAAATGGACTGCTGGCACCGATCGGAACACAGGAAGTATGGGCTTCAGGCGTTACCTACTTTCGCAGCCGGGTTGCACGTATGGAGGAAGCAGAAGCTGCCGGTGGGGGCGATTTTTACGACCGGGTATATTATGCTGACCGGCCGGAATTATTTTTTAAGGCAACAGCTTCCCGTGTTGCGGGTTCTGGGACAGAGGTGTACATTCGGAGAGATTCGGTCTGGGATGTGCCCGAGCCGGAACTCACCCTGATGATATCCTCTTCTGGCAAAATCATTGGTTATACCATCGGCAACGATATGAGTTCGCGGAGCATAGAAGGTGAAAATCCGCTGTATCTGCCACAGGCAAAGTCCTATGAGCGTTGTGCGGGTTTAGGTCCTTGTATCTATGTGCCAGAACAACCGCTTGACGCCGAGACACCCGTCTCTATAGAAATTTTGCGGATGAATCAGGTCGTTTTCTCCGGAGATATTACCCTTTCTCAAATGAAGCGAAACCCGGAAGAACTGGCCGGCTGGCTGTACCGCGAATGTGAATTCCCGACAGGCTGTCTGTTGATGACCGGTACAGGGATTGTTCCTGACAGCGACTTTACGCTACAGCCCGGAGATATTGTCAACATTACCATTGGGGCAATCGGTACACTTTCCAATGTAGTCGCCAGGAAAAAATAA
- a CDS encoding MoxR family ATPase, translating to MSLFTEKSFQGKSALDPALQRQREKVNLLLKEMEKVVIGQQKMVNRLLIGLFTNGHILLEGVPGLAKTLTISTLAKALKLDFMRIQFTPDLLPADLIGTLIYNQTTGKFEVKKGPIFANIILADEVNRSPAKVQSALLEAMQEHQVSISDQTYTLEQPFLVMATQNPIDQEGTYPLPEAQVDRFMMKVFVSYPTKEEEKAIMQRMAKTSRKHDIDEVFSREDIFEIRQIVDDIQLSGKLEDYIIDIIMATRYPEQYGIPKLQEYIEFGASPRGSLALNLASKAHAFLQGRSYVLPEDIKAIAHDVLNHRIILNYEAEAEEVTSGDCIDLILRSVEI from the coding sequence ATGAGTCTATTCACGGAAAAATCTTTTCAGGGCAAAAGTGCGCTGGATCCTGCGCTCCAACGGCAAAGAGAAAAAGTAAATTTGCTGCTGAAAGAGATGGAAAAAGTAGTAATTGGTCAGCAGAAAATGGTCAACCGGTTGTTGATTGGGCTGTTTACCAATGGTCATATTCTTCTCGAAGGGGTACCGGGACTGGCCAAAACCCTTACGATCAGCACATTGGCAAAAGCGCTGAAGCTGGACTTCATGCGCATACAGTTTACCCCCGATTTGTTACCCGCCGATTTGATCGGCACCCTGATTTACAACCAGACTACAGGGAAATTTGAAGTCAAAAAAGGTCCCATATTCGCCAATATTATTTTGGCAGATGAGGTAAACCGTTCCCCTGCAAAAGTGCAGAGTGCATTGCTCGAAGCCATGCAGGAACATCAGGTATCCATCAGCGACCAAACTTATACCCTGGAGCAGCCATTTTTGGTCATGGCTACCCAAAACCCCATCGACCAGGAAGGTACCTATCCGCTGCCAGAGGCCCAGGTGGACAGGTTTATGATGAAGGTATTTGTCTCCTACCCAACCAAAGAGGAAGAAAAAGCCATTATGCAGCGGATGGCCAAAACCAGCCGCAAACATGATATTGATGAAGTATTTTCCAGGGAGGACATATTTGAGATCCGCCAGATCGTTGACGACATCCAGCTTTCCGGAAAGCTGGAGGATTATATCATAGATATCATCATGGCGACCCGATATCCGGAGCAATACGGCATCCCGAAATTGCAGGAGTATATTGAATTTGGCGCATCGCCGCGCGGAAGTCTGGCATTAAACCTGGCGTCCAAGGCACATGCCTTTTTGCAGGGGCGGAGTTATGTACTGCCCGAGGACATCAAGGCCATTGCTCATGACGTACTCAACCACCGGATCATCCTCAACTACGAAGCAGAAGCCGAAGAAGTGACGTCTGGCGACTGTATCGACCTGATATTGAGAAGTGTAGAAATTTGA
- a CDS encoding N-acetylmuramoyl-L-alanine amidase, which produces MRLYRIFFLLLLTFFFAKVHGNAPEYVQAMAGPGDGVYSILDKYKAKTPCNIEQFRKINGLKKNQGLQNGREYKLPIFLYTYNGKSIRTTTGVNDLPWAEEVQRYNEVMVKSGLKTGDYRDNKELWVPYHMMYCKNESVPLEEVEAAAITQTATLNKPAKGVPLRGTYDIFGEKYSRVPLESTRLSGKVFYIVSGHGGPDPGAIGTYNSHSLCEDEYAYDVGLRLSRSLLAHGATVYIITRDENDGIREGEILPCDKDETLWVDQRIPAGQSDRLFQRSDQVNMLFEKNQNQGVRYQRLVIIHVDSDDRTEQIDMYFYHRVDDIESKTFATTLYDMIKAKYDEFRKGRGYEGKVTPRDLHMLRETLPTAVYIELGNIKNRTDQSRLVVEANRQLMANWLFDGLVQDAEGK; this is translated from the coding sequence ATGCGGTTATACAGGATCTTCTTTCTTTTACTATTGACATTTTTCTTCGCAAAAGTGCACGGAAACGCGCCAGAATATGTTCAGGCCATGGCCGGACCGGGAGACGGCGTATATTCCATTCTGGACAAATACAAAGCAAAAACCCCGTGCAACATTGAACAATTCAGGAAAATCAACGGACTGAAAAAAAATCAGGGATTACAAAACGGACGGGAGTACAAACTCCCTATTTTTCTTTATACCTATAATGGAAAAAGTATTCGGACAACCACCGGAGTCAACGATCTTCCATGGGCTGAGGAAGTACAAAGGTACAACGAGGTTATGGTGAAGTCTGGCTTAAAAACCGGCGATTACCGAGATAACAAAGAACTTTGGGTGCCCTATCACATGATGTACTGCAAAAATGAGTCAGTACCTTTGGAGGAGGTGGAAGCAGCGGCCATTACCCAAACCGCTACTTTGAACAAACCTGCGAAAGGCGTACCGCTCAGAGGTACTTACGATATTTTCGGGGAAAAATATTCACGGGTTCCCCTCGAAAGTACCCGGCTTAGCGGAAAAGTATTTTATATCGTAAGTGGGCACGGCGGTCCTGATCCCGGGGCTATTGGCACTTACAATTCTCACAGTCTGTGTGAAGACGAATACGCTTACGACGTAGGGTTGCGATTGTCCCGCAGCCTCCTCGCCCACGGGGCGACGGTGTATATCATCACCCGTGATGAAAATGACGGCATCCGCGAAGGGGAAATCCTTCCCTGCGACAAGGACGAAACGCTTTGGGTAGATCAGAGAATTCCCGCCGGGCAATCAGACCGGCTTTTCCAACGCTCCGACCAGGTGAATATGCTTTTTGAAAAAAACCAGAATCAGGGCGTACGCTATCAGCGGCTGGTAATTATACATGTTGATTCGGATGACCGCACAGAGCAGATCGACATGTATTTTTATCATCGGGTAGATGATATAGAAAGTAAAACCTTTGCGACCACTTTGTATGACATGATTAAAGCCAAATATGACGAGTTTCGCAAGGGAAGAGGGTATGAAGGGAAAGTTACCCCCAGAGACCTTCATATGCTCAGGGAAACCTTGCCCACCGCAGTTTATATTGAACTGGGTAATATCAAAAACCGAACGGATCAGTCGCGGCTGGTAGTAGAAGCAAACCGGCAACTCATGGCCAATTGGTTATTTGACGGCCTGGTACAGGATGCCGAAGGGAAATGA
- a CDS encoding tetratricopeptide repeat protein, translating into MPDPSHTGSGDNVGGDKKQIDRQINMGDNSTYIEKIVYPGDRKIPRHLTTPPFLSEVFIGREKEMETIRKKLSSGAGLLLLVNGRGGIGKTSLASRYYHKFQADYAHTAWLLSESGIAFALLRLAHSLGITFEDRMPIDERLDLLLAAMAELNRPCLLVIDNANEVEDLKENYLRLSRCRNFHLLLTTRVSDFEQAETFRIEGLPAAEALALFQKYYPKHQPSEDGLFEQIRTATGGNTLVIELLAKNLALLNKLKTRYTLSNLLADLQSRGVLALSQSRAVRTGYQSKDVLREEKPEAIIEAMYDLGGLSREEVALLSIFAVLPAEQIPLAQLEVLCPGQTELDQTLVSLSQKGWLEYNEETTSFKISPVVQQITRKKNTDLYEDCKGMIGVLLEKLKYEGGISHLVNTTYEEAALWVRYAAAVVEGLEAPYHNTSILCERMGAYFTATGDLIQALAWFEKYEEISTRLCESDPENSDFKNGLAISYSKLGNTHTALGQLDRARAFYEKDLQISKELYEAYPNNVSFKNGLAISYNFLGNTHTALGQLDRARAFFEQYNQLEKELYEAYPNNVSFKNGLAISYAKLGETHTALGQLDPARAFFEQYNQLEKELYEAYPNNVSFKNSLAISYEKLGSTHTALGQLDRARAFFEDETQLFEQLYEAYPNNVSFKNSLAISYEKLGETHTALGQLDRALAFYEDETQLFEQLYEAYPNNVEFKNNLAISYEKLGETHTALGQLDRALAFFEQYKQLEKELYEAYPNNVSFKNGLALSYQWLGWFHKNKLQNIPKAKEYYLSSQILLVELSEAFPAYVEFQKNLNWVQNALKELE; encoded by the coding sequence ATGCCTGATCCATCACACACCGGAAGCGGAGACAATGTCGGAGGAGATAAAAAACAAATCGACCGCCAAATTAATATGGGGGACAATAGTACCTATATTGAAAAGATCGTTTATCCTGGCGACCGAAAAATCCCCCGCCACCTCACTACTCCACCCTTTTTGTCTGAAGTTTTTATCGGCAGGGAAAAAGAGATGGAAACCATTCGCAAGAAACTCTCCTCCGGCGCCGGGCTGCTTCTCCTTGTCAATGGCCGGGGTGGGATTGGCAAAACTTCGCTCGCTTCGCGGTATTATCACAAGTTTCAAGCCGACTACGCCCATACCGCCTGGCTGCTGAGTGAGTCCGGCATCGCTTTTGCCCTGCTTCGACTGGCGCATTCACTCGGGATTACCTTTGAGGACCGGATGCCGATTGACGAACGCCTCGACCTCCTTCTCGCCGCTATGGCCGAACTCAACCGCCCCTGCCTCCTGGTCATCGACAACGCCAATGAGGTCGAAGACCTGAAAGAAAACTACCTCCGCCTCTCCCGCTGCCGCAACTTCCACCTCCTGCTGACGACACGGGTGTCGGATTTTGAACAGGCGGAGACCTTCCGTATCGAAGGCCTGCCCGCTGCCGAAGCACTGGCACTCTTCCAAAAATACTACCCCAAACACCAGCCTTCGGAAGATGGGCTGTTTGAGCAGATACGCACCGCCACCGGCGGCAATACCCTCGTCATCGAACTCCTGGCCAAAAACCTGGCCCTTCTCAACAAACTCAAAACCCGATACACCCTCTCCAACTTGCTGGCAGACCTGCAAAGCAGAGGCGTACTGGCCCTGAGCCAGAGCCGGGCGGTGCGGACAGGCTACCAGAGTAAGGACGTACTGCGGGAAGAAAAACCCGAAGCCATCATCGAAGCCATGTACGATCTGGGAGGTCTGAGCCGGGAGGAAGTGGCCCTGCTTTCGATATTTGCCGTCCTGCCTGCGGAGCAGATCCCTTTGGCTCAACTGGAAGTCCTCTGTCCCGGTCAGACAGAACTGGATCAGACGCTGGTTTCCCTCAGCCAAAAAGGCTGGCTCGAATACAACGAAGAAACCACCTCCTTCAAAATCAGCCCCGTCGTACAGCAGATCACCCGGAAGAAAAATACAGACCTGTACGAGGATTGTAAGGGAATGATCGGGGTGTTGCTGGAAAAGCTAAAGTATGAAGGTGGCATCAGTCATCTGGTCAATACCACCTACGAAGAAGCAGCCCTTTGGGTGAGATATGCCGCAGCCGTGGTAGAGGGGTTGGAAGCGCCTTACCATAACACAAGCATTCTTTGTGAGCGGATGGGAGCCTATTTCACTGCCACCGGGGATTTGATTCAGGCATTGGCTTGGTTTGAAAAGTATGAAGAGATTTCCACCCGCCTTTGCGAAAGCGATCCGGAAAATTCAGACTTTAAAAACGGACTGGCCATTTCGTACTCTAAATTAGGCAACACCCACACCGCACTCGGACAACTCGACCGCGCACGCGCTTTCTACGAAAAAGACCTCCAGATTTCGAAAGAACTCTATGAGGCCTACCCCAACAACGTGTCCTTTAAAAACGGACTGGCCATTTCGTACAATTTCTTAGGCAACACCCACACCGCACTCGGACAACTCGACCGCGCACGCGCTTTCTTCGAACAATACAACCAGCTTGAAAAAGAACTCTATGAGGCCTACCCCAACAACGTGTCCTTTAAAAACGGACTGGCCATTTCGTACGCTAAATTAGGCGAGACCCACACCGCACTCGGACAACTCGACCCCGCACGCGCTTTCTTCGAACAATACAACCAGCTGGAAAAAGAACTCTATGAGGCCTACCCCAACAACGTGTCCTTTAAAAACTCACTGGCCATTTCGTACGAAAAATTAGGCTCCACCCACACCGCACTCGGACAACTCGACCGCGCACGCGCTTTCTTCGAAGATGAAACACAGCTGTTTGAGCAACTCTATGAGGCCTACCCCAACAACGTTTCCTTTAAAAACTCACTGGCCATTTCGTACGAAAAATTAGGCGAGACCCACACCGCACTCGGACAACTCGACCGCGCACTCGCTTTCTACGAAGATGAAACACAGCTGTTTGAGCAACTCTATGAGGCCTACCCCAACAACGTGGAATTTAAAAACAATCTGGCCATTTCGTACGAAAAATTAGGCGAGACCCACACCGCACTCGGACAACTCGACCGCGCACTCGCTTTCTTCGAACAATACAAACAGCTGGAAAAAGAACTCTATGAGGCCTACCCCAACAACGTGTCCTTTAAAAACGGACTGGCCTTATCTTATCAATGGTTGGGATGGTTTCATAAAAACAAACTCCAGAACATACCAAAGGCAAAAGAATATTATCTGTCTTCTCAAATACTGCTTGTTGAATTATCCGAAGCTTTTCCTGCTTATGTAGAATTTCAGAAAAATCTCAACTGGGTGCAAAATGCCTTGAAGGAGTTGGAGTGA